Proteins encoded in a region of the Schaalia hyovaginalis genome:
- a CDS encoding Rv3235 family protein, producing the protein MSGPSRARSLDRFTQTRRTFRWDMTQDVSATELADMRLWLDSRSEGGRLDPDVPDASTWSAGLARAIVESLLGMRDRRQLERWMMPSLYAALKHLRLDSASTGRSRRSCFPSAWRSDEIAPGVAESAVVVRGPQRSYAVALRLEAFRGRWMTTALEIA; encoded by the coding sequence ATGAGCGGCCCTTCCCGCGCGCGATCCCTCGATCGCTTCACTCAGACCAGGCGCACCTTCCGCTGGGACATGACCCAGGACGTCTCCGCGACCGAGCTCGCCGACATGAGGCTGTGGCTCGACTCCCGATCCGAGGGCGGTCGGCTCGACCCCGACGTCCCGGACGCGTCGACGTGGTCGGCGGGCCTCGCCCGGGCGATCGTCGAGTCCCTGCTCGGGATGCGCGACAGGCGCCAGCTGGAACGCTGGATGATGCCCTCCCTGTACGCGGCGCTCAAGCACCTCCGCCTCGACTCGGCCTCGACGGGGCGTTCACGGCGCTCCTGCTTCCCCTCGGCCTGGCGGAGCGATGAAATCGCACCGGGCGTCGCGGAGTCCGCGGTCGTGGTGCGCGGCCCGCAGCGCTCCTACGCCGTCGCTCTGCGCCTCGAGGCGTTTCGAGGGCGATGGATGACCACCGCCCTCGAAATCGCCTAG